A stretch of Paludisphaera borealis DNA encodes these proteins:
- a CDS encoding RNA polymerase sigma factor: MSRDAWIAPQIQRLFESGSLSGLTEWQLLERFARNGDQAAFELLVSRYGPMVLGVCRRILDDAHDVDDAFQATFLVLIRRARTLGPSDVIAAWLHGVALKVARRARVRRERLLQRERTSLDLEAPAPASRDGEFELRAVLDQEIDRLPWKYQAPVALCYLQGLTHEETARQLGWPIGTVKGRLARARTLLGSRLSRRGITSAAGAVAGSFALDASLQAAPSESLVAAALRASMRIADGRPWDAVVSTSVADLVRGVFTAMLFSKLKIVAALVMLSGFAVTGAGVYGRQQAEDDKPDPGQPSPAVAAEETPKPESEPPQAKTAADRPVPVREAPEGEASAPRSTDLAHLRDEPEALRKQLTEAAEQAFQTTFDEYREKQVQPDRVYRASRLLLDARLDDATTPAARTAAYEAHYDRMGTLAGLQVRQRDGNIKRSTTLDEVRAFTAEAKFMLAKSRVEPASQPPTSNSASGGDEPEVSPRTVAILAKLEETIAMNFPNETPLEDILKYIKQATQGSDHVGIPIYVDPIGLSEAEKTMTSPISLDLDGVPLRRTLQLMLKQIGLVYFVDDGLLVITSSDSQDSKLGPSMVKMSPLLEKQMKAERGELTEDEMASLLAQLQSINQMKKLVDQKDSVHDVTTAPPGSSMTPEQVQTLLQQIKDLTAALNAANQRPKGGGFQ, from the coding sequence ATGAGTCGAGACGCCTGGATTGCACCGCAGATTCAGAGACTCTTCGAGTCCGGTTCGCTGAGCGGCCTGACGGAATGGCAGCTCCTGGAACGTTTCGCCCGGAACGGCGATCAGGCGGCGTTCGAGCTGCTGGTCTCGCGGTACGGGCCGATGGTCCTCGGCGTGTGTCGTCGCATCCTCGATGACGCGCACGATGTCGACGACGCGTTTCAGGCGACGTTCCTCGTGCTGATCCGCCGGGCGCGAACCCTGGGCCCGAGCGACGTCATCGCGGCCTGGCTGCACGGCGTCGCGTTGAAAGTCGCACGGCGCGCCCGCGTCCGTCGCGAGCGGCTGTTGCAGCGGGAGCGGACGAGCCTGGATCTGGAAGCGCCCGCTCCCGCCTCGCGCGACGGCGAATTCGAGCTGCGCGCGGTGCTCGATCAGGAGATCGACCGGCTCCCCTGGAAGTACCAGGCGCCCGTCGCCCTTTGCTATCTCCAGGGTTTGACCCACGAAGAGACCGCGCGCCAGCTCGGCTGGCCGATCGGTACTGTCAAGGGCCGGCTGGCCCGGGCGCGGACGCTGCTGGGCTCGCGGCTCAGCCGCCGAGGAATCACGTCGGCGGCGGGGGCCGTCGCAGGATCGTTCGCCCTCGACGCCTCACTTCAGGCCGCGCCTTCCGAATCACTGGTCGCCGCCGCGCTCCGCGCTTCGATGCGGATCGCGGACGGCCGACCCTGGGACGCCGTCGTTTCCACGTCCGTCGCTGATCTCGTACGGGGAGTCTTCACAGCCATGTTGTTCAGCAAACTGAAAATCGTCGCGGCCCTGGTTATGCTCTCAGGGTTCGCCGTCACCGGCGCCGGCGTCTACGGCCGCCAGCAGGCCGAGGACGACAAGCCCGATCCGGGCCAGCCGTCGCCGGCCGTCGCGGCGGAGGAAACTCCAAAGCCCGAGAGCGAGCCGCCACAAGCCAAAACTGCGGCGGATCGCCCAGTCCCCGTTCGCGAGGCGCCCGAGGGCGAGGCCTCCGCACCTCGGTCGACCGATCTCGCTCACCTTCGTGACGAGCCCGAGGCGCTTCGCAAGCAACTGACCGAGGCCGCCGAGCAGGCATTCCAGACGACGTTCGACGAGTACCGCGAGAAACAGGTTCAGCCCGATCGCGTCTACCGGGCCTCGCGACTCCTGCTCGACGCTCGGCTCGACGACGCGACGACGCCGGCCGCGCGTACTGCCGCGTACGAGGCTCATTACGACCGCATGGGCACCCTCGCGGGGCTCCAGGTCCGGCAGCGCGACGGCAATATCAAGAGGTCGACGACCTTGGACGAGGTGCGGGCGTTTACCGCCGAGGCGAAGTTCATGCTGGCGAAGAGTCGCGTCGAGCCGGCGAGCCAGCCACCGACCTCGAACTCGGCGAGCGGCGGCGACGAGCCTGAGGTCAGTCCGCGAACTGTGGCGATCCTTGCCAAGCTCGAAGAAACCATCGCCATGAACTTCCCCAACGAAACTCCGTTGGAAGACATCCTCAAGTACATCAAGCAGGCGACCCAGGGCTCAGACCATGTCGGCATCCCGATCTACGTCGACCCGATCGGACTCAGCGAAGCCGAGAAGACCATGACGTCGCCGATCAGCCTCGATCTGGACGGCGTGCCGTTGCGGCGGACCCTGCAATTGATGCTCAAGCAGATCGGTCTCGTCTACTTCGTCGACGACGGACTCCTCGTCATCACGTCGAGCGACTCGCAGGATTCCAAGCTCGGCCCCTCGATGGTGAAGATGTCGCCGCTCCTTGAGAAACAGATGAAAGCGGAGCGAGGTGAGCTGACCGAGGACGAAATGGCGAGCCTGCTCGCACAACTCCAGAGCATCAATCAGATGAAAAAACTCGTCGACCAGAAGGACTCAGTGCATGACGTGACGACTGCACCGCCCGGCTCGTCCATGACCCCCGAGCAGGTCCAGACGCTCCTCCAGCAGATCAAGGACCTGACGGCGGCGCTCAACGCCGCGAACCAGCGGCCCAAGGGCGGCGGTTTTCAATGA
- a CDS encoding 1-phosphofructokinase family hexose kinase — protein MTLNPCLDKTLTTPAWKPGDSVRGLSVREVVGGKGNNVARALKRLGRSARPVTFLGGSVGETCRAMLKQDDGLDLIAIETEAPTRVILTVLTQGTTDQTAFFDPDPKIQPEEAKALTARVEKSLALPDVEALTLSGSSPSAATHSLYSDLIGLAHARGIPVFLDTYGPALEAIGAFWPTAIQLNRREAAGRLRKPSVTDADVLGLLADWRGRGVTCGIVTDGPDPVLIQYEDRQYRAAPPSIEVVNPIGSGDSMLAGLVDGWLTGGEPETIVRHAIACAAANASVWDAGAVDPETVERLEAEIKLEPI, from the coding sequence GTGACGTTGAATCCGTGCCTGGACAAGACCTTGACGACGCCCGCATGGAAGCCCGGCGACTCGGTGCGCGGGCTGTCCGTACGCGAAGTGGTCGGGGGCAAGGGGAACAACGTGGCTCGGGCGCTCAAGCGGCTGGGACGCTCGGCCCGGCCGGTCACATTTCTCGGCGGCTCGGTCGGCGAAACCTGTCGCGCCATGCTGAAGCAAGACGACGGACTCGACCTGATCGCGATCGAGACCGAAGCGCCGACGCGGGTGATCCTCACCGTCTTGACGCAAGGGACCACCGATCAGACGGCCTTCTTCGACCCCGATCCGAAAATCCAGCCTGAGGAAGCCAAGGCCCTGACAGCTCGGGTCGAGAAGTCGCTCGCCCTGCCGGACGTGGAGGCGCTCACGCTTTCAGGATCAAGCCCCTCGGCTGCGACCCACAGTCTCTACAGCGACTTGATCGGGCTGGCCCACGCGCGGGGGATTCCCGTCTTTCTCGACACTTACGGCCCGGCGCTCGAAGCGATCGGCGCGTTCTGGCCGACGGCGATCCAGCTCAATCGTCGCGAGGCCGCCGGACGGCTGCGGAAGCCGTCCGTGACCGACGCCGACGTTCTCGGACTGCTGGCCGACTGGCGAGGTCGCGGGGTGACGTGCGGAATCGTGACCGACGGTCCCGACCCGGTGCTGATCCAGTACGAGGACCGACAGTACCGGGCCGCGCCGCCGTCGATCGAGGTCGTCAATCCGATCGGCTCGGGGGATTCGATGCTCGCCGGGCTCGTCGACGGCTGGTTGACCGGCGGCGAGCCCGAGACGATCGTCCGCCACGCCATCGCCTGCGCCGCGGCCAATGCCTCGGTCTGGGACGCCGGGGCCGTCGATCCCGAAACCGTTGAACGGCTTGAGGCGGAAATCAAGTTGGAGCCGATCTGA
- a CDS encoding acyl-CoA thioesterase — translation MNTPTEIDSLLQGFPVVVVQPVQWGEQDAFGHVNNTVYFRWYESSRIAYAQKVGLMELHQTERIGPILASVSTDYRRQITFPDTVHIGARVSRIGRASFSMEHKIFSRSQLALAAEGTSTLVVFNYKTNKPHAMPDAVRRAIENLEGRSLSSD, via the coding sequence ATGAACACGCCAACCGAGATCGATTCGCTGCTCCAGGGTTTCCCGGTCGTCGTCGTCCAGCCGGTCCAGTGGGGCGAGCAGGACGCGTTCGGACACGTCAACAATACGGTCTACTTCCGCTGGTACGAGTCGTCGCGGATCGCCTACGCGCAGAAAGTCGGCTTGATGGAGCTGCACCAGACCGAGCGAATCGGCCCGATTCTGGCGTCGGTCTCGACCGACTACCGCCGGCAGATCACGTTTCCCGACACTGTGCACATCGGAGCGCGGGTGAGCCGGATCGGCCGGGCGAGCTTCTCGATGGAGCACAAGATCTTCAGCCGCAGCCAGCTCGCGCTCGCCGCCGAGGGAACCTCGACGCTGGTCGTCTTCAACTACAAGACCAACAAGCCGCACGCCATGCCCGACGCCGTCCGCCGGGCCATCGAGAACCTGGAAGGCCGCTCGCTCTCGTCGGATTGA
- a CDS encoding sulfatase, producing the protein MAAWPWKSLARSRQPTDGGDSAAPGKLSLSLSELFVVGTWFGVATGLLELGGTLAAVKLMGRVTYDTLRTNWHYFWMTPLSNLVLFSVSALVLCVATARIPRLRTGRVVFFLYAYLTAWSLVSAIPTLHKTAEVVLAIGLACVTTKFLTKRRSTFLRIAPRAAILGAGLILAIAGVDVYSTNRPVDRGPSVASVAAVGPPNVVLIVLDTVRADSLTPYGAERDTTPNLARLAREGVLFKHARSTAPWTLPSHASLFTGRWPFELSADVGRPLDSAFPTLAEQLADRGYATGGFVANTQNCNAWYGLDRGFDHYEDFYENATVTPIEVLRSSRLGRYVVTSKLAQAVIKRAAAPVDFRYRKTAGMINRDALAWLSDKGDQPFFMFLNYFDVHDPYQPPKEAERRFTKAGGEAQSAANLARDAYDDCLVYLDSQIGRLLAELESRGKLQNTLVIVTSDHGEGFGEHGLAGHGVSLYRSELHIPLMLVHPTRTPAGTVVSEPVSLRDVAPTILDLLDLGTAPTFAGKSLANTWSASAADRDFSEPVLSEVDRADHVPAEVEDAPARRGRMRSITANGRTYILNGDGREELYDLHDDPEESNDLADLADAQEHLHQLRELMEQVTGVQENGE; encoded by the coding sequence ATGGCGGCATGGCCTTGGAAGTCGTTGGCGCGCTCGCGCCAGCCTACCGACGGCGGCGACTCCGCAGCGCCGGGGAAGCTCAGCCTCAGTCTGTCCGAGCTGTTCGTGGTGGGAACGTGGTTTGGAGTCGCGACCGGCCTGCTGGAACTCGGCGGCACGCTCGCCGCCGTGAAGCTCATGGGCCGGGTGACGTACGATACGCTGCGCACCAACTGGCATTATTTCTGGATGACTCCGCTTTCCAACCTCGTGCTTTTCTCCGTTTCCGCGCTGGTGCTCTGTGTCGCGACGGCCCGAATTCCCCGCCTTCGAACCGGCCGCGTCGTGTTCTTCCTCTATGCGTATCTGACGGCCTGGTCGCTTGTTTCGGCGATCCCCACCCTTCACAAGACGGCCGAAGTGGTCCTCGCGATCGGCCTGGCGTGCGTGACGACCAAGTTCCTCACGAAGCGGCGGTCGACCTTTCTCCGCATCGCGCCTCGGGCCGCGATTCTCGGCGCGGGACTGATTCTGGCAATCGCGGGTGTTGATGTCTATTCTACAAACCGGCCAGTCGATCGCGGCCCGTCGGTCGCCTCGGTCGCGGCCGTCGGCCCTCCCAACGTCGTCTTGATCGTGCTGGACACGGTTCGCGCCGATTCGCTGACGCCGTACGGGGCGGAGCGCGACACCACGCCGAACCTGGCGCGGCTCGCACGCGAGGGCGTCCTGTTCAAGCACGCTCGCTCCACCGCGCCCTGGACGTTGCCCTCGCACGCGTCATTATTCACGGGCCGGTGGCCGTTCGAGTTGTCCGCCGACGTCGGGCGGCCGCTCGACAGCGCGTTTCCGACGCTGGCCGAGCAGCTCGCGGACCGCGGCTATGCGACCGGCGGCTTCGTGGCGAACACGCAGAACTGCAACGCCTGGTACGGCCTCGATCGCGGGTTCGACCACTACGAGGACTTCTACGAGAACGCGACCGTCACCCCGATCGAGGTGCTTCGCAGCTCGCGTCTGGGTCGCTACGTCGTGACGTCTAAGCTGGCCCAGGCGGTCATCAAGCGGGCTGCCGCGCCGGTCGATTTCCGGTATCGCAAGACGGCGGGCATGATCAATCGAGACGCTCTCGCCTGGCTCTCGGACAAAGGCGATCAGCCGTTCTTCATGTTCTTGAATTACTTCGACGTCCACGACCCGTACCAGCCTCCGAAAGAGGCCGAGCGTCGGTTCACCAAGGCCGGCGGCGAGGCCCAGTCGGCCGCCAATCTGGCGCGCGACGCCTACGACGACTGCCTGGTCTACCTCGACAGCCAGATCGGCCGACTTCTGGCCGAACTGGAGAGCCGTGGCAAGCTTCAGAATACGCTCGTGATCGTGACGTCCGATCATGGCGAGGGCTTCGGCGAGCACGGTCTGGCGGGCCACGGCGTCAGCCTGTACCGCTCGGAGCTGCACATTCCGCTGATGCTCGTCCATCCGACTCGAACGCCGGCCGGAACGGTCGTGTCCGAGCCCGTCAGCCTCCGCGACGTCGCCCCCACGATCCTCGACCTCCTCGATCTGGGGACGGCTCCGACTTTCGCCGGCAAGTCGCTGGCGAACACCTGGAGCGCATCGGCCGCCGATCGCGATTTCAGCGAACCCGTGCTTTCCGAAGTCGACCGGGCCGATCACGTCCCCGCCGAAGTGGAAGACGCTCCGGCGCGGCGTGGGAGGATGCGGTCGATCACCGCCAACGGCCGCACGTACATCCTCAACGGCGACGGCCGAGAAGAACTCTACGACCTGCACGACGACCCCGAGGAGAGCAACGATCTGGCCGACCTGGCCGACGCCCAGGAGCATCTCCATCAACTTCGCGAGTTGATGGAGCAGGTCACGGGCGTCCAGGAAAACGGCGAGTGA